One window of Novosphingobium sp. 9U genomic DNA carries:
- a CDS encoding TIGR03087 family PEP-CTERM/XrtA system glycosyltransferase, producing the protein MSEILFISHRIPFPPDRGDKIRSHNVLKHLAGLAPVHVATFADDALDYAEQGALAGVAASHCLVHRSKPLPLAAAAAMLTGKPISLTAFHSTALAGYIRKVLATRPITTIYVFSGQMGQYVPEDFKGRVIADFVDVDSAKFEAYASRDGGLKAWAEKREGRLLRAEETRFARRADVSLLISDEEAALFRSRAEGNDSVRTLANGIDSVVFDPSSVRPEPQLASLPYPRLIFTGQMDYAPNVDACVRAVTRILPRIREAFPQASFHVVGRNPADRVSALGGDGVHVWGRVPDVQPWLAASDLALVPLEIGRGVQNKVLEAMAMALPVVLTPEAATGIAARDGAELSIASDDDALAAACIALLQDRPRAQAMGRAAREHVVQNASWPAALADLDQLVGLPTAEARDAA; encoded by the coding sequence GTGTCCGAAATCCTGTTCATTTCGCACCGCATCCCGTTCCCGCCGGATCGCGGTGACAAGATCCGCTCGCACAACGTGCTCAAGCATCTCGCCGGCCTGGCGCCGGTCCATGTCGCCACCTTCGCGGACGATGCGCTCGACTATGCGGAGCAAGGCGCGCTTGCAGGGGTGGCAGCGAGCCATTGCCTGGTGCACCGGTCCAAGCCGCTGCCGCTTGCCGCTGCGGCGGCCATGCTCACCGGCAAGCCGATCAGCCTGACCGCCTTTCATTCGACTGCGTTGGCAGGTTACATCCGCAAGGTTCTAGCCACGCGTCCGATCACAACGATCTACGTCTTCTCCGGGCAGATGGGCCAGTATGTGCCCGAGGACTTCAAAGGCAGGGTGATCGCCGACTTCGTCGACGTCGACTCCGCCAAGTTCGAGGCTTACGCCTCGCGCGATGGTGGCTTGAAAGCCTGGGCCGAGAAGCGGGAGGGGCGCCTGCTACGCGCGGAGGAGACCCGCTTCGCCCGCCGCGCGGACGTCAGCCTGCTGATCAGCGATGAAGAAGCCGCACTGTTCCGCTCGCGCGCGGAGGGTAACGACAGTGTCCGCACGCTTGCCAACGGCATCGACAGCGTGGTGTTCGATCCCTCGAGCGTCCGCCCCGAGCCGCAGCTGGCATCGCTCCCTTATCCACGTCTGATCTTTACCGGGCAGATGGATTACGCGCCCAACGTCGATGCCTGCGTGCGTGCGGTCACGCGCATCCTGCCGCGTATCCGTGAGGCCTTTCCGCAAGCGAGCTTCCACGTGGTCGGCCGCAATCCTGCCGATCGCGTCAGCGCGCTCGGCGGTGATGGCGTGCACGTTTGGGGTCGCGTTCCGGATGTGCAGCCCTGGCTAGCCGCCAGCGACCTGGCGCTGGTGCCGCTGGAGATCGGCCGCGGCGTGCAGAACAAGGTCCTCGAAGCGATGGCCATGGCGCTGCCGGTCGTGCTCACGCCTGAGGCCGCGACCGGCATCGCCGCACGCGATGGCGCGGAGCTGTCGATCGCGTCAGACGACGATGCGCTTGCCGCCGCCTGCATTGCGCTGCTGCAGGACCGACCTCGCGCGCAAGCGATGGGCAGGGCCGCGCGCGAGCATGTCGTTCAGAACGCCAGCTGGCCTGCCGCCCTGGCCGATCTCGATCAACTGGTCGGCTTGCCCACCGCGGAAGCGCGCGATGCTGCCTGA
- a CDS encoding FemAB family XrtA/PEP-CTERM system-associated protein, with the protein MNAPFAPMRTTVRLADLRDPDERAGIERFVAAHPQGTPFHLPAWLKAVEQGTGNRALALVAERGGTLSGYLPLNEIHSPIFGRLLASTGFAVDGGLLMADDGEAAELLAATERLAASHSCPTIELRGGPVSDDREGWALRTQSHCGFVTALAADDEAQLTAIPRKQRAEVRKSLANDFQIEVGTSPEDRAAHYAVYAQSVRNLGTPVFPRALFEAVLDGFGDQADILTVRHHGQPVASVLSLYWRGAVMPYWGGGTWDARRLRANDRMYYELMLHARRRGCERFDFGRSKTESGAYHFKRNWGFTPEPLSYAVWTAPGSEARDADPTSAKHKLQIALWQKLPLPVANRLGPWIARGLG; encoded by the coding sequence ATGAACGCGCCCTTCGCACCTATGCGTACGACGGTAAGGCTCGCCGATCTGCGCGACCCTGACGAGCGCGCGGGTATCGAGCGGTTCGTCGCCGCACACCCGCAAGGCACGCCGTTCCACCTGCCGGCCTGGCTGAAGGCGGTGGAGCAGGGTACCGGCAACCGCGCGCTCGCGCTGGTCGCTGAGCGCGGGGGAACTCTCAGCGGTTACCTCCCGCTCAACGAGATCCACTCGCCGATCTTCGGACGGCTGCTGGCCTCCACCGGCTTTGCCGTCGATGGTGGACTGCTGATGGCTGACGACGGCGAAGCTGCCGAACTGCTCGCCGCTACCGAGCGCCTGGCCGCCAGCCATTCCTGCCCGACCATCGAATTGCGCGGCGGGCCGGTCAGCGACGATCGCGAGGGCTGGGCGCTGCGCACGCAATCGCACTGCGGCTTTGTCACGGCGCTCGCTGCCGACGACGAAGCGCAGCTCACCGCGATCCCGCGCAAGCAGCGCGCCGAGGTTCGCAAGAGCCTGGCCAACGACTTCCAGATCGAGGTCGGCACCTCGCCCGAAGATCGCGCCGCTCACTACGCCGTCTACGCGCAAAGCGTGCGCAACCTGGGTACCCCGGTGTTTCCCCGCGCACTGTTCGAAGCCGTGCTCGATGGCTTCGGAGATCAGGCCGACATCCTCACCGTGCGGCACCATGGCCAGCCCGTTGCCAGCGTGCTCTCGCTCTATTGGCGCGGCGCGGTGATGCCCTACTGGGGCGGCGGTACCTGGGATGCGCGACGGCTGCGCGCCAACGATCGCATGTATTACGAGCTGATGCTCCATGCTCGGCGGCGCGGGTGCGAACGGTTCGACTTCGGACGCTCAAAGACCGAGAGCGGCGCATACCACTTCAAGCGTAACTGGGGCTTTACGCCCGAACCGCTGAGCTACGCCGTGTGGACCGCGCCTGGCAGCGAGGCGCGCGACGCCGACCCGACTAGCGCCAAGCACAAGTTGCAGATCGCGCTGTGGCAGAAGCTGCCGCTGCCTGTCGCCAATCGATTGGGGCCCTGGATCGCCCGAGGCCTGGGCTAA
- a CDS encoding XrtA system polysaccharide deacetylase, giving the protein MQSASPVINGLSVDVEDWFQVGAFETVIERDSWEGLKTRVERNCDAILTLFDDAGVKGTFFTLGWVAERHPALIRRIVAQGHEIASHGWDHQRVFRMNRASFAQDLAISRRAIEDAAGVAVTGYRAPSFSIDARTPWAHEELAAQGYVYSSSVAPIAHDHYGWREAPRFAFHPLARRDLVEIPVTTAMFAGRRLAAGGGGFFRVLPYAFSRWAIRQVNAEGRPAVFYFHPWEVDPEQPRVEDAPLRSRFRHYTNIDVMAAKLRRLVRDFAWGRMDAIAARETRSAVALAA; this is encoded by the coding sequence ATGCAATCGGCGTCACCAGTCATCAACGGCCTCTCGGTCGACGTGGAGGACTGGTTCCAGGTCGGCGCGTTCGAGACGGTGATCGAACGCGACAGCTGGGAAGGGCTGAAGACCCGTGTCGAGCGCAACTGCGACGCGATCCTGACACTGTTCGATGACGCGGGAGTGAAGGGCACCTTCTTCACCTTGGGCTGGGTGGCGGAGCGTCATCCCGCACTGATCCGCCGGATCGTCGCGCAAGGACACGAGATCGCCAGCCACGGCTGGGACCACCAGCGCGTGTTCCGCATGAACCGCGCCAGCTTCGCGCAGGACCTTGCGATCAGCCGCCGTGCGATCGAGGATGCCGCAGGCGTCGCGGTCACCGGCTATCGCGCGCCGAGCTTCTCCATCGATGCGCGCACGCCTTGGGCGCACGAGGAATTGGCAGCGCAAGGCTACGTCTACTCGTCCAGCGTCGCGCCGATCGCGCACGATCACTATGGCTGGCGCGAGGCGCCGCGCTTCGCGTTCCACCCGCTCGCCCGGCGCGATCTGGTGGAGATTCCCGTGACCACCGCGATGTTCGCCGGGCGGCGCCTGGCAGCGGGCGGCGGCGGCTTCTTTCGGGTGCTGCCCTACGCCTTTTCGCGCTGGGCGATCCGCCAGGTGAACGCCGAGGGGCGGCCGGCGGTGTTTTACTTCCACCCGTGGGAAGTCGACCCCGAGCAGCCGCGCGTGGAGGATGCGCCGCTGCGATCGCGGTTTCGCCATTACACCAACATCGACGTGATGGCGGCCAAGCTGCGCCGGTTGGTGCGGGACTTCGCCTGGGGCCGCATGGACGCGATTGCCGCGCGCGAGACCCGCAGCGCCGTGGCGCTCGCCGCATGA
- a CDS encoding XrtA/PEP-CTERM system-associated ATPase, which yields MFDDFYGLEARPFQLTPDPAFYFESLTHRKALSYLGYGLAQGEGFVVITGEVGAGKSTLVAHLMATIDPAMLTAAQVVTSALDGEEIVHVVAHAFGLEVEGHDKATALGMIEHFLHEEARAGRRCLLIVDESQNLEIGALEELRMLSNFQLGAHPLLQTLLLGQPEFRGLLLDSPELEQLRQRVIATHHLEAMQPDEIQPYIEHRMNRAGWHGNPSFDEHLFAEIHKATGGIPRRVNQVVNRLLLLGAVEQRERIDGAMLAQVLGELNDDGTIALVSPQLKAKVEQPTPQPLAQPVASTGPTEQDRADAVAATAALEVAVAERDAQIQELQQAVVELANTVEEREENRQAVHAELVAAIDEQIAALDARLSEQDRTIRHALTMIIEWIESGDEGRAAA from the coding sequence ATGTTCGACGATTTCTACGGGCTTGAAGCCAGGCCGTTCCAGCTTACTCCCGATCCGGCGTTCTATTTCGAGAGCCTGACGCACCGCAAGGCGCTGTCCTACCTCGGCTATGGCCTGGCGCAGGGCGAGGGCTTCGTGGTCATTACCGGCGAAGTCGGCGCGGGCAAGTCGACCTTGGTCGCGCACCTGATGGCGACGATCGACCCGGCGATGCTGACCGCTGCGCAAGTAGTCACCAGTGCATTGGACGGCGAGGAGATCGTCCACGTCGTCGCGCATGCCTTCGGCCTTGAAGTTGAAGGACACGACAAGGCGACCGCGCTCGGCATGATCGAGCACTTCCTGCATGAGGAAGCGCGCGCCGGCCGCCGCTGCCTGCTGATCGTCGACGAATCGCAGAACTTGGAGATCGGCGCGCTCGAGGAGCTGCGCATGCTCTCCAACTTCCAGCTCGGCGCGCACCCGCTGCTGCAGACGCTGCTGCTCGGCCAGCCCGAGTTTCGCGGCCTGCTGCTCGACAGCCCCGAGCTGGAGCAGCTGCGCCAGCGCGTGATCGCGACGCATCACCTGGAGGCGATGCAGCCGGACGAGATCCAGCCCTATATCGAGCACCGGATGAACCGCGCCGGCTGGCACGGCAATCCGAGCTTCGACGAGCATCTCTTCGCTGAGATCCACAAGGCAACCGGCGGCATCCCGCGGCGCGTCAACCAGGTGGTGAACCGCCTGCTGCTGCTGGGCGCGGTCGAGCAGCGCGAGCGGATCGACGGTGCCATGCTGGCGCAAGTCTTGGGTGAGCTGAACGACGATGGTACCATCGCGCTGGTGTCGCCGCAGCTAAAAGCCAAGGTCGAGCAGCCCACCCCGCAGCCCCTTGCGCAACCCGTCGCCTCCACGGGCCCGACCGAGCAAGATCGCGCCGACGCCGTCGCCGCGACGGCCGCGCTGGAAGTCGCCGTGGCAGAGCGAGATGCGCAGATCCAGGAACTGCAGCAGGCCGTGGTGGAACTCGCCAATACGGTCGAGGAGCGCGAGGAGAACCGCCAGGCCGTGCACGCAGAGCTTGTCGCCGCGATCGACGAACAGATCGCCGCGCTCGACGCGCGCCTGTCCGAGCAGGACCGCACTATCCGCCATGCGCTGACCATGATCATCGAGTGGATCGAGAGCGGCGACGAAGGCCGCGCCGCGGCCTGA
- a CDS encoding preprotein translocase subunit YajC, whose translation MTIMPPTFLATASLVALALPALALSSGAQAQSIGYGNVSEGPGADAPSDTPEAGKPTRSGRNGRGGGGKQVVVIPYAEVNQIVNAELSPGNEVLTYTQVAAGVDASISGRNNALAASVRYEHHFGWGKRAGDGDTISGLVNGYTTIARGLTVEGGALATRASGDRGGVGFGSSGIGNDGSTKIYSVYAGPSFATRAGDVALSANYRAGYTKVDQDNNFDFNGEDLGLGSFDVFDESVVQIADLSAMVAPGTVLPVGLGAAGSFYQEDVSNLDQRVRDMQARGIVTVPINRDLQVTGALGYEDVEISSRDAVRGPNGAPLVRNGRYVTDDSAPRQIAYDVDGLIWDVGVMWRPSRRTSLTAHVGRRYGSTSFNGTLTYAPNDRSALNVMVYDNVAGFGGQVTRLLDGLPEDFEAVRDPISGELRGCASTLSGNGCLAGALGSIRSATFRARGVAASYTLKMGGLDAGIGAGYDRRKFLAARGTVLASANGVVDQNYWLAAFLSGRIDPQSGWSTNGYAQWLKSDDLLLDDITNVGASASYYRLLTARLRATAAVGIDGTLQPEPLDDIWTASALVGMRYSF comes from the coding sequence ATGACTATCATGCCCCCCACCTTCCTGGCGACCGCGTCGCTGGTGGCGCTCGCGCTGCCTGCCCTTGCGCTATCATCTGGCGCGCAGGCGCAGTCGATCGGCTATGGCAACGTCAGCGAGGGTCCGGGCGCCGATGCCCCGAGCGACACGCCCGAGGCCGGCAAGCCCACGCGTTCAGGCCGCAATGGCCGCGGCGGTGGCGGCAAGCAGGTGGTCGTGATCCCCTATGCCGAGGTCAACCAGATCGTGAATGCCGAGCTGTCGCCCGGCAACGAAGTGCTGACCTACACTCAGGTCGCGGCGGGCGTCGACGCCTCGATCTCCGGCCGCAACAATGCGCTGGCAGCGTCCGTGCGCTACGAGCACCACTTCGGCTGGGGCAAGCGCGCCGGCGACGGCGACACCATCAGCGGCCTCGTCAACGGCTACACCACCATCGCGCGTGGCCTGACGGTCGAGGGCGGCGCGCTGGCCACTCGGGCGAGCGGCGATCGCGGCGGCGTCGGCTTTGGCAGCAGCGGCATCGGCAACGATGGCAGCACCAAGATCTACTCGGTCTATGCCGGCCCTTCTTTCGCGACGCGCGCGGGCGATGTCGCGCTCTCGGCCAACTACCGGGCCGGCTACACCAAGGTCGACCAGGACAACAACTTCGACTTCAACGGCGAGGACCTGGGTCTCGGCTCGTTCGACGTGTTCGACGAGAGCGTCGTGCAGATCGCCGATCTGTCCGCGATGGTGGCCCCCGGCACGGTGCTGCCGGTCGGCCTGGGCGCGGCGGGCAGTTTCTACCAGGAAGATGTCTCCAACCTCGACCAGCGCGTGCGCGACATGCAGGCGCGCGGCATCGTCACGGTACCGATCAACCGCGACCTCCAGGTCACCGGCGCACTCGGCTACGAGGATGTCGAGATCTCCAGCCGCGACGCGGTGCGTGGGCCCAATGGCGCGCCGCTGGTGCGCAATGGACGCTACGTTACCGACGACAGCGCACCGCGCCAGATCGCCTACGACGTCGACGGCCTGATCTGGGATGTCGGAGTGATGTGGCGTCCGAGTCGCCGCACCTCACTGACCGCGCATGTCGGCCGCCGCTATGGCTCGACCAGCTTCAACGGTACGCTGACCTACGCGCCCAACGACCGCAGCGCGCTGAACGTCATGGTTTACGACAACGTAGCCGGATTTGGCGGCCAGGTCACGCGCCTGCTCGACGGCCTGCCCGAAGATTTCGAAGCGGTGCGCGATCCCATCTCGGGCGAGCTGCGCGGCTGTGCTTCCACACTCAGCGGCAACGGCTGCCTGGCAGGGGCGCTCGGCTCGATCCGCTCGGCAACCTTCCGCGCCCGCGGCGTGGCGGCGAGCTACACGCTCAAGATGGGCGGGCTCGATGCCGGCATCGGCGCGGGCTATGATCGGCGCAAGTTCCTGGCGGCACGCGGCACTGTGCTCGCATCGGCGAACGGCGTAGTGGACCAGAATTACTGGCTCGCCGCGTTCCTCAGCGGCCGCATCGATCCGCAATCCGGCTGGTCCACCAACGGCTATGCGCAGTGGCTGAAGAGCGACGACTTGCTGCTGGACGACATCACCAACGTCGGCGCTTCGGCGAGCTACTACCGCCTGCTCACCGCCCGCCTGCGCGCCACGGCGGCAGTGGGCATCGACGGCACGTTGCAACCGGAACCGCTCGACGACATCTGGACCGCCTCTGCCCTTGTTGGCATGCGTTACAGCTTCTGA
- a CDS encoding capsular biosynthesis protein, whose translation MTDQSKIPLPLRDKAEPARDSLIERAAERFDFKRYMAAPRPEALPPKREPVLRAKKVAEAPTPAAAKAIDPTPVRVERSRDTFAPEPRVSTSLDPNGEREREVAAEPPAAPAIFSGERHAIDREHLRESGLIVPEGSVTALLEEFRIVKRQLMVQASELRRQKAGTKAQRVLISSPHPGEGKTYCAANLALSIAAEKDSDVLLVDADFAKPSILSALGLPGGPGLMDALMDETADVANFVLATDIPGLWVLPAGDTTTNDSEYLSSARTEKVLERLTHGAPNRMVIFDSPPALAASPAAELAKYVGQAVVIVRADSTGQGALEDAVSLLSSCPNIQLLLNAAQFSPSGRSFGTYYGYRE comes from the coding sequence ATGACCGACCAGAGCAAGATCCCCCTCCCGCTGCGCGACAAGGCCGAGCCTGCGCGCGACTCGCTGATCGAGCGCGCGGCCGAGCGGTTCGACTTCAAGCGCTACATGGCGGCTCCGCGGCCTGAGGCATTGCCTCCCAAGCGCGAGCCGGTGTTGCGGGCGAAGAAGGTGGCGGAGGCACCCACTCCGGCGGCTGCAAAAGCCATTGATCCCACTCCCGTTCGTGTCGAACGGAGTCGAGACACGTTTGCGCCGGAACCCCGTGTCTCGACTTCGCTCGACCCGAACGGGGAACGGGAACGCGAGGTTGCGGCAGAACCGCCCGCCGCCCCCGCCATCTTCTCTGGCGAGCGCCACGCCATCGATCGCGAGCACTTGCGCGAGAGCGGGCTGATCGTGCCCGAGGGCTCGGTTACCGCGCTCCTCGAGGAGTTCCGCATCGTCAAGCGCCAGCTGATGGTGCAGGCCAGCGAACTGCGCCGCCAGAAGGCCGGTACGAAGGCGCAGCGCGTGCTGATCAGCTCTCCCCATCCGGGCGAGGGCAAGACCTACTGCGCCGCCAACCTGGCGCTGTCGATCGCGGCCGAGAAGGACAGCGACGTCCTGCTGGTCGATGCCGATTTCGCCAAGCCGTCGATCCTCTCCGCACTCGGCCTGCCAGGTGGACCGGGCTTGATGGACGCGCTGATGGACGAGACGGCGGACGTCGCCAATTTCGTGCTCGCCACCGACATTCCCGGGCTGTGGGTCCTGCCTGCCGGCGACACCACCACCAACGACAGCGAATACTTGTCCAGCGCCCGTACCGAAAAGGTGCTGGAGCGGCTGACGCACGGCGCTCCCAACCGCATGGTGATCTTCGATTCGCCGCCCGCGCTCGCGGCCTCGCCGGCGGCAGAGCTTGCCAAGTACGTCGGCCAGGCGGTGGTGATCGTGCGCGCCGACAGCACCGGACAGGGCGCGCTGGAAGACGCGGTCTCACTGCTGTCCTCGTGCCCGAACATCCAGCTGCTGCTCAACGCCGCGCAGTTCAGCCCCAGCGGCCGTAGCTTCGGCACCTATTACGGATACAGGGAATGA
- a CDS encoding XrtA system polysaccharide chain length determinant — MNSIYEEALAAVHSVWHRKWLALAVAWAICLLGWLVVALIPNSYESQARIFIQLDDALAEQVGIGVADRKRDIERIRQTLTSAVNLEKVIRATELGDRIESPKAMEAAVLSLADNIKVVSEQDNLFNITAVSNDSSLSDAENAKVAQAVAQKLIDIFREENLSGNRGEMTETLDFVNGQLAQREKELEAAENRRRVFEQAHPEMAAGGANSSARLDSARSELRGVEADLVAAQSAAAAMNGQLAGTPRTLAGAGGGASASLARAEADLAAMRARGLTESHPDVIAARNQVAALKSPAAQEAASGGGVPNPAYSSLESMRADRQATVQALTSRRAGLQSEIAQLTAQALDNPEAAAEAQKISRDYAVLKDQYDKLLQDREELRLRGEIKTEREAVKFEVVDPPTTPRAPTAPNRPVLLLGVLIVGLVGGAGAAFGMGKLRSTFATTAGLERTTGLPVLGAISQTLTDSARRLRAKRLKLWYGGTAALGGLFVLLLAVEFIQRGMVA; from the coding sequence ATGAACTCGATTTACGAAGAAGCGCTCGCGGCAGTCCACTCCGTCTGGCACCGCAAGTGGCTGGCGCTGGCCGTCGCCTGGGCGATCTGCCTGCTCGGCTGGCTGGTCGTGGCGCTGATCCCCAACAGCTACGAATCGCAAGCGCGCATCTTCATCCAGCTGGATGACGCACTGGCCGAGCAAGTCGGCATCGGGGTTGCCGACCGCAAGCGCGATATCGAGCGCATCCGCCAGACGCTCACCAGCGCAGTGAACCTGGAGAAGGTCATCCGCGCCACGGAGCTTGGCGATCGCATCGAGTCGCCCAAAGCGATGGAGGCCGCGGTGCTGAGCCTCGCCGACAACATCAAGGTCGTCAGCGAGCAGGACAACCTCTTCAACATCACCGCCGTGTCGAACGACAGCTCGCTCTCGGATGCCGAGAACGCGAAGGTCGCGCAGGCGGTGGCGCAGAAGCTGATCGACATTTTCCGCGAGGAGAACCTCTCCGGCAATCGCGGCGAGATGACCGAGACGCTCGACTTCGTGAATGGGCAATTGGCGCAGCGCGAGAAAGAGCTGGAAGCGGCCGAGAACCGCCGCCGTGTGTTCGAGCAGGCGCATCCCGAGATGGCGGCAGGGGGAGCGAACAGCTCGGCCCGGCTCGACTCGGCCCGCAGCGAACTGCGCGGCGTGGAGGCCGACCTTGTCGCGGCGCAGAGCGCGGCAGCGGCGATGAACGGCCAGCTTGCCGGCACGCCGCGCACGCTGGCAGGTGCGGGCGGCGGTGCTTCCGCATCGCTGGCGCGCGCCGAGGCGGACCTTGCTGCCATGCGTGCTCGCGGCCTTACCGAAAGCCACCCCGACGTGATCGCCGCGCGCAACCAGGTGGCGGCGCTGAAGTCACCTGCCGCGCAAGAAGCAGCGAGCGGCGGCGGCGTGCCGAACCCGGCGTACAGCTCGCTAGAATCGATGCGCGCCGATCGGCAGGCGACGGTGCAGGCGCTGACGTCGCGCCGGGCCGGGCTCCAGTCCGAGATCGCGCAGCTGACCGCGCAGGCGCTCGACAACCCCGAGGCTGCGGCCGAAGCGCAGAAGATCAGCCGCGACTACGCGGTGCTGAAGGATCAGTATGACAAGCTCCTGCAGGACCGCGAGGAGCTGCGGCTGCGCGGCGAGATCAAGACCGAGCGTGAGGCGGTGAAGTTCGAGGTGGTCGATCCGCCGACAACGCCGCGTGCGCCCACGGCTCCCAATCGCCCCGTGCTGCTGTTGGGCGTCCTGATCGTCGGCCTGGTCGGCGGAGCCGGCGCGGCGTTCGGCATGGGCAAGCTGCGCTCGACTTTCGCCACCACGGCGGGGCTGGAGCGGACCACCGGTCTGCCGGTCTTGGGCGCAATCTCGCAGACGCTGACCGACTCGGCCCGGCGCCTCCGCGCGAAGCGGCTGAAGCTTTGGTACGGCGGCACGGCGGCCTTGGGCGGTCTGTTCGTGCTGCTGCTCGCGGTCGAATTCATCCAGCGCGGCATGGTGGCTTGA
- a CDS encoding XrtA/PEP-CTERM system exopolysaccharide export protein, protein MPNVRLARLLAGSAMVSLVLTGCSTASGPQLPPASFVSMQEGPGEEYVIGPLDELTIFVWRNPELGAKVQVRPDGRITTPLITDMPAVGKTPSMLAEDIRLQLSQYIQEPLVSVIVDKFAGTFSQQIRVVGATEKPASIPYRANMTLLDAMIAVGGLSEYAAGNKARLIRFDKSTGKQTEFAVKLGDLLKKGDSKANVMLAPGDVIIIPESMF, encoded by the coding sequence ATGCCGAACGTACGCCTCGCCCGTCTTCTGGCCGGCAGCGCGATGGTAAGCCTGGTGCTGACCGGCTGCTCGACCGCGAGCGGGCCACAGCTGCCGCCGGCGTCCTTCGTGTCGATGCAGGAAGGGCCGGGCGAAGAGTACGTGATCGGCCCGCTGGACGAGCTGACGATCTTCGTGTGGCGCAATCCCGAGCTTGGCGCCAAGGTCCAGGTCCGGCCCGACGGGCGCATCACCACGCCGCTGATCACCGACATGCCTGCGGTGGGCAAGACGCCCTCGATGCTGGCCGAGGACATCCGCCTTCAGCTCTCGCAGTACATCCAAGAGCCGCTGGTCTCGGTGATCGTCGACAAGTTCGCGGGCACCTTCAGCCAGCAGATCCGCGTCGTCGGCGCGACCGAGAAGCCGGCCTCGATCCCTTATCGCGCCAACATGACGCTGCTCGACGCGATGATCGCGGTGGGCGGCCTGTCCGAATACGCGGCGGGCAACAAGGCGCGGCTGATCCGCTTCGACAAGTCCACCGGCAAGCAGACCGAGTTCGCGGTGAAGCTGGGCGACTTGCTCAAGAAGGGCGACAGCAAAGCCAACGTCATGCTGGCGCCCGGTGACGTGATCATCATCCCCGAAAGCATGTTCTGA
- a CDS encoding IS110 family transposase, with amino-acid sequence MADVHVIGLDIAKSVFQLHGLDGAGATVLQKRLSRARLLPFFQKLPPCLVGIEACATSHYWAREIARLGHEVRLMPAQYVKPYLKRQKNDMADAEAIAEAVTRPNMRFVAGKDPHEQSAMMLHKVRLMLNRQLVMLTNAIRAHMAEFGIVAPVGRLGVDRLLAVIEDETDHRIPEAARQCLQMLVAQLKVVKQQILENDRRVLALARSSELGRRLMAVPGIGPLVASALVACVPDPSVFQCGRNMAAWMGLVPRQNSSGGKARLGSITKAGNRYLRQMLFAGAMAVIRRAMQSTQRTWLVSLLDRRKPKVAAMALANKNARIAWAMMTSGDAYRGPAAIAA; translated from the coding sequence ATGGCGGATGTACACGTTATCGGGTTAGACATTGCAAAGTCGGTCTTCCAGCTGCACGGGCTTGATGGTGCAGGAGCCACCGTTCTGCAGAAACGGCTGAGCCGAGCCCGACTGCTACCCTTCTTCCAGAAGCTACCACCATGCCTGGTCGGGATAGAGGCGTGTGCAACCTCTCACTATTGGGCTCGTGAGATTGCCCGGCTTGGGCACGAGGTGAGGCTTATGCCGGCGCAATACGTAAAGCCATACCTGAAGCGGCAGAAGAACGACATGGCAGACGCGGAGGCGATCGCCGAAGCGGTCACCCGGCCCAACATGCGCTTCGTGGCAGGCAAGGATCCGCACGAGCAGAGCGCGATGATGCTGCACAAGGTGAGGCTGATGCTCAACCGTCAGCTGGTTATGCTCACCAATGCCATTCGCGCCCATATGGCCGAATTTGGCATCGTTGCGCCTGTCGGCCGTCTTGGCGTCGATCGATTGTTGGCGGTGATTGAAGACGAGACCGATCATCGCATCCCTGAGGCAGCGCGTCAGTGCCTGCAGATGCTCGTTGCCCAGTTGAAGGTGGTCAAACAGCAGATCCTCGAGAACGACCGCCGTGTCCTTGCCCTTGCCCGTTCAAGCGAGCTGGGCAGGCGGCTCATGGCAGTGCCTGGCATCGGGCCGCTCGTCGCATCGGCGCTGGTCGCATGCGTTCCAGACCCATCAGTCTTTCAATGCGGACGCAACATGGCAGCCTGGATGGGATTGGTGCCTCGGCAAAACTCGTCTGGCGGCAAGGCGCGGCTGGGATCGATTACCAAGGCTGGCAACCGCTATCTACGGCAGATGCTGTTTGCTGGCGCCATGGCCGTAATCCGACGAGCCATGCAGAGCACGCAACGTACATGGCTCGTCAGCTTGCTTGACCGTCGCAAGCCTAAGGTCGCGGCGATGGCATTGGCGAACAAGAACGCTCGGATCGCATGGGCCATGATGACGAGCGGGGACGCTTATCGTGGGCCAGCCGCTATCGCTGCATAA